The genomic DNA ATTAACTGGTCAGCTTGCCTAAAGCACCTGATGGATTCATGCACAATACAACAAAACCAACAATGGTTTGTATTTCTGTTTAGAATTCCTTGTTTTCCATGTTAATTATTTTTCAATGACTGCACAAGTCATATTATAAGCATATCAAACTTCATAGTCATATTTTTTTCAGGGAAATTCTGGGTATTCTTACAGATATACCAGATCCTAAATTGTACCTCTGCATTGCAAGTCCACAATTATTACATAATTTGCATTgttaacatattttttaaaatgatcaaaGTGTTCAGTGAATATCTGTGCAGTCTTACAGATCATCAGATTCCATACCTCTGCATACTGGTTTTGCTGACCATTGGCCTGTCTTCTCACAACTGGATTCTGCAGGTCCATCCAGCACATATGTTGGATTACAACCATAGGTCACCGTTTCTTTGTAATGATATGCTCTGCGaagaagcaaatatatatatCCATTTTCTATACCTTCTGGTTTTGGACACTGTGATAGAAAAAATATTTAGTATGACAATGTGATGTTAGGTTTCAGATTCAATGCAGACTAAAAGCTGAGTACTGATCCCAAAGCCTATAGTCCTGACCCTAGGAAAATGACAGCAAAACTAGTATTTTCAAAAGATTCAGCATCAACTCACCCCATCTTTTCTAAACCGTCTTCAAAAACCCGcgttaaaccccagtggaaacggCCCCAAAATAACAGCACTGTAGCCATATTCATACAATACTTACATCTGCATTCTGGTAGTGCGCTCCATTTCCCATCGGCCTCACAAACAGCTGTTTCACTTCCAAAAAGAGCATAAGGCAATAAACATTCAAATTTGATTTCATCTTGGAAGACTGATTTGCTCCCTGGGTGAAGTCTGTGACAAGAAAGGACTGAAAATTCACAATCCAAAGGTAGAGGACAAATCACAgctggaaaatgaaaacaaatttacTTCACACAGTGTAAACACTATACAGAAGACTTTCTCCCCACATATCAGGGGTAGAGAATCTTGGGACTCCTGACTCTAGCCCTGCTGTGATCCAAGTCTAGTCCTTTGTGCTCCCCGCAAGAGCCATATTCTGTTAATACCGGGTTTCCCAGCTTTCTACAGTTCTTCCCTATTCTGAATTGCTTAAATGTTTCTCCTAAAGTTTAGTTGTTCATAATGAGGGTGCtaagagcaagtgtggtgtagtggtttgaatgctggactataactttggagaccatggttcagatccctgctctgGAAAGCCAAGGAAATCCACAGGCCAGCCTTGGGCAAATTATACTCTCTCATCCCCAGAGGAAGAAAcgagcaaactccctctgaaaaaattttgccaagtaaaccccattataggtttgccttagggtcaccgtaaatcagaaaagacctgtAAGAACCCAACAACAATGAGAGTGTTAAGGCAAAATGTGCTGGTATTTTTTAGTCCCATCCTTTAACTATTAGAATGCAGCCATCCAAGGAATCATCTGAAATGGAATTTGGCCCTTGGGCtgaaagagccccccccccccgtcagatAGAATTTATTATACAGTATTGTATAGGATGCTTTTCCATACCTATGAAATGCAATACAGTTGCCAAAAAAATTTTAGAATACATTTTATAACTTCCTCCTTTTAAAGAGGCTCAAACATTTGGAAGGACAGAAATCTATATCAAACTCGAAGGTTTATATTTCAGTTCCTGATAGATGTTTGTTCCAATCTTCACTTTCACTTACTGGACAGATTTGAAATCCAGGCAATGTTTTGCACAGATCGAGTAAGTCTCAGTTGTAAATGTAGGCATTCTAGAATCTGGAGACCTCAAAGGAGCACCGAATCTATCTGTTGCTTAATATGTCCAAAGTGCTGTAATCCTCCCTGAGGCATGGTTCTACTCCAGTTTTCATAGAGAGAAAGTTTAACTTTCCTCCTTATCATGTCAAAATTTTCCATAATTTTCCTGCTTGCAAGAACCGATTAGGGGTCCCCCAAGGAGGAGTTATAATATTTGAAGTATATTGGGCAGTAAATTAGACTCTATGCAGCTTAaggtttcttcctctttcctttctgcaTTTGGTGTTTTCCCGCCTTTCAAATGTAATTGTTCAGCCACCATCGCTGACTCACCATTTAAAGAATAAACCTTTGATCCTAATTCTGTCCATGTATACTCAAAAAATTAATCTTGTCCTAGCAGGCAAGAGACTGCAGCAGCATGGCATTTTAGCAGTAACACATTTCTAAAAGTGCATTCCACTTTAGTGCCCCCTTTTTGTCAGTGTGTATGTGTCagtgtgtgtattttctgtttttctaaaaAGTATTTGCAATTTCCACATACAAATCACCATAGtcttttattttggcatgtgCTGTACTCTTAGGTTCTATTAAACATTTCTTTCCTCACATTCAGAGTGTTAAATTCTACTTCTGTGCACCAAGGTTCAGATTTCTAGTGAATGAGGTATTATTTCCACTTGAGAGGAAGATATATAAATGATCTTCTTTCATAGCCTTTTAATAATTAGGTTGTCCTAAACTACTCTTAATACTGTATACCAAATTGCACGTGTCGTTAAAATGGATATACCTGAGCAATTTAAGTGGTATGGACACCCTGTTCTAAATGTGAGTTAGGCATGACCCATGTTTCATTTCAGTAGGAATGTAGATATCTTGATAAAATTTTCTTTCTATTCTCAAAAGTCAACCACTCCCATGCatctttatatactgtatatgccaaTAATTTCTCTTACATACGTTGACATTCAGGAAGCTTTGCGCTCCATCGTCCATTTGCCAGGCATTGGCTGGTGTTAGGTCCTTGAAGAATATACctgaaaattaaagcagtttttagaatatttggtatctaatgttattttaatttgttgactgccttattttattttattagtatatgttaacatgtactaatactgtatgtattatatttaattatttttgtagattttacaccataagcaggtttattttatctatttaaattgattgtatgtacagcacagTGTAGATTTGCTGCACTATATAAAagaagcttaataataataataataataataataataataataataataatacaagggcTATATGAATTATTTCATGCTATTTGATTCTTTCTTTTGTTATTATAAAACAagtacaagagagagagagagagagagagagagagagagaggaacacaaaaaaatacagtacaaatattttcaagtcctATATATCATAGTACCAGCAGGATTCAGAAAGGTTTTAATGCGAAGAACCCCTAGATCACGCAACCATCGATAATTATGTCAGACATCTTGCAACATGCCCTTCCAATATTTCTATTGCTAACTAAGGGGACCAAATAAAATTTTAGATTTGTTAACTTAATAAATAAAGGGCATCCCATTCTCTATTAaacttcttttttccctctttttatcCTTTTCCTTCAGTTTTTTTTATGTAAAAATAAGTCCCAAATCCTTCTCCAGTAAATGAAGGCAGCTACACGGTCTACTGACTTCCATCTTTTTGCCACCACTAACCTTCCTAccaaca from Sceloporus undulatus isolate JIND9_A2432 ecotype Alabama chromosome 2, SceUnd_v1.1, whole genome shotgun sequence includes the following:
- the LOC121922249 gene encoding beta-2-glycoprotein 1-like — protein: MSPALFILGTISIAAHTILASIAKKCPDPGPLKNGNIHFTDLSYPNFIRFSCDPGYILQGPNTSQCLANGRWSAKLPECQPVICPLPLDCEFSVLSCHRLHPGSKSVFQDEIKFECLLPYALFGSETAVCEADGKWSALPECRCTQCPKPEGIENGYIYLLLRRAYHYKETVTYGCNPTYVLDGPAESSCEKTGQWSAKPVCRAPCAIPVKRATVLYNSQKVKVQDHIKRGIQHAESIWFFCKNKEQHCSYKVAAQCNDGNFTVPACFKEQRITSFLKTDIADLPPCDTIH